The segment TGCCGTCCGCGTACCCCAACTTAGTTATCAATCAGTCCCTGAAGATAAGAAGCGCCCACCGTCAACGGAGATCCAAAATCAACGTAGATGTCATCATCGCTGGTCCAGGTCACGTGTCCGGTCAGGTTCTCGGTTTCGGTTCCACCCAGGTTCAGATTCAAAGTGACTGTATGTCCGAGGCTCAGATCGTAGTTCACGCCAGGTTGCATTCTAAGGCGGGCGCCCTGATGATGAATATTTACAAGAGAGATGGGGCGGCGGCTTGCGCCAGAAACAATCTCGCTGACATGGTTAAAAGCAAAGGCAGTCAGGCGCATTCTGGCATTGAAATGTCGTTGTTCGTAAAGTTCGCTATGTCCCATCTCTTTTTCCCTCCCCTTGCAGAACCGGGCTTCCTTCCCGACTCCGACGTTCTCTCACTCTTTTTGGGGCGGCTTTCGCTCGCCTTGCACTCTACTCTACAAGCCCTGTACCAAGATTTTCATTGCGCACGCATTTATAGCTTTAGGGCCTGTAATTACATGTGATCATTTTTCAGACATGCTTCAGACATGTGTCAAATGTTGAGTAAGTTATATTTATTTTGTTTACTTAAACTAGACTTGTCCATCTTAAATAGACACTTTCACATCCACTTTTCATAGACACCCACGTCTGGCACAACGAGACCAAATCACGTAGACTGAAAGCAACCGAACTTGCGCTTGCAAACAAAGCCCCGTATAGCTCCCCCGCGCCACCGATTGATGGCAAAACGACTGGACAGCCCATGAAACGACAAGCCCGCGCTCTGGAAATTCTCTCCCGGTTGAAAAACCGCTACCCGGCCCCCCAATCCGAACTGGACTGGACGACGCCTTGGGAGCTTCTGGCCGCGACCATGCTCTCGGCTCAGTGTACGGATGTACGAGTGAACAAGGTCACCCCGGAACTATTCCGCCGCTGGCCGGACCCACCGGCCATGGCCCAGGCTGATCCGGCCGAGGTGGAAAAGGTCATTCACTCCGCCGGGTTCTTTCGCCAGAAGACAAAAAACCTGATTGGTGAAGCGACCATCATTATTAATGACTATGATGGTGAGGTGCCCCGCACCATGAAAGACCTGACCCGACTGCCGGGTGTGGCGCGCAAGACGGCAAACATCGTACTCTCCAATGCCTTTGGCATTCAGGAGGGAGTGGCGGTGGACACCCACGTCAAACGGCTGGCCTTTCGCATGGGCCTGACCACATCGACTGATGTAAAGAAGATTGAACAGGATCTGATGAAACTGTTCCCCAAACCCGACTGGGGCGATGCCAACCACATGCTTGTGCTGTTCGGACGCCACGTCTGCCCGGCACGCACCCCTCGCTGCAACGATTGCGAGATGAACGACATCTGCCCCAAACGCGGAGTAAAGACCAAGTGAGCAAAGAACAATTGATCCCCGCCGAAGAGACTGCCCAACAGGAACTGACCGCCCCCGGTGATTTCCGGGTCTGCGCCACCGAAGGTGGTGCCCGATTGGGCATGTTGCACACCGCACATGGCACCGTGCACACTCCGATGTTCATGCCCGTGGGAACCGTGGGCAGCGTCAAGAGCGTGGACCCGCGCGACCTGACCGAGGTCGGCGCACAGGTCATTCTGGGGAACACCTACCATCTCTATCTGCGCCCCGGTGACGAAGTGGTGGCCCGGCGCGGGGGCCTGCACAAATTCAACGGCTGGGACGGCCCCATCCTGACGGATTCGGGCGGTTTCCAGGTCTTCAGCCTGGCCGGACTGCGTAATATCACCGACGACGGGGTGGAATTCCGCTCGCACCTGAACGGCTCCAAACACTTTTTCTCACCCGAAAAATCCATCGAGATCCAGCAGAACCTCGGCTCTGACATCATGATGGTTTTCGATGAATGCGCCGCAGCCGGATCGGACCGCGACTACACCATCCAGGCTCTGGAACGCACCACGGCCTGGGCCAAGCGCTGCCGCGAGTTCCACCCTGCCGGAAAGAACGGCCAGCTGTTGTTCGGCATCTGCCAGGGCGGATTCTACGAGGATCTGCGCGAACGCAGCATTGAGGAAATCACTGCCATCCCATTCGAGGGCTACGCACTGGGTGGCCTGTCCGTGGGTGAAACCAAGCCGGAGATGCTGCGCATCCTGCGCCACTCGGCTCCGCTGCTCCCCGCAGACAAACCCCGCTATCTGATGGGCGTGGGTACTCCACTGGATATTCTGGACGGCATCGAGGCTGGCATCGACATGTTCGACTGCGTGCTGCCCACGCGCAACGCGCGCAACGGCACCCTCTACACCTCACAAGGCAAGGTGAACATCAAGCGTGCCGAATTCATGGAAGATGACAGTCCGCTCGACCCCAACTGCGACTGCTACACCTGCCGCACCTTCTCCAAGGCCTATCTGCGCCATCTGTACATCGCCAAGGAGCTGCTCTCGTCCAGGCTGAATACGATTCACAACCTGGCCTATTTCCTGCGCCTGGCAAAAGATGCCCGCGACGCCTTGCGCCGGGGAGGCTTCGCCGAGTTCAAAAAAAGCGTGGAAGCAATCTACGGGGTCAATGGAGAATAGACGATGCGGACACTGGGTACGGCACTCAAGATCATCGGCGTCCTGGCAACCCTGCTCACTCTGCTCGGGGTAGGTGCTGTGCTCATGGCAGGTAACATGATCCATAAGCAGGATACCCTCCAAAAGTCCGACGCCATCCTTGTGCTGGGTGGCAGCGTATACCGTGCCCAACAAGCTGCCACACTTCACAAACAAGACTACGCACCGTTGGTATACGTTTCCAGAGCCATCACCGACCCCGGCCTCAAGGTCCTTGCCGGAATCGACATCATTGTTCCGCCCGGCTACGAGATCAACCGCCGCCTGCTCAACAAAAATGGGGTACCGGACGAAGCCATCCGCTATTACGGAGAACAACTGCCCAGCACCGCAGCAGAGGCCGAAGCCTTTGCCCAAGCCTTTCCCGGTGCGCAGCGCATCATCATCGTCACCTCGCCCTATCATGTATTCCGGGCAAGGCTGATCTTCCGCCAGGCCCTATCCAATACCGAGGTCCTGGCTATAGCCACCCCGGATGAACCCTTCCCTGAACAATGGTGGGCAGACAGAATCGCTGCCCAACAGGTCGTCATGGAGACCATCAAACTCGGTTGGTACGTATTGGGTGGGCGCTTCTGATCAGAAGCCTCCGACCTAACATTCCAATTCTCTCCAATCTCCAGCACTCATGCGCAGTCTTTCTCCAGCCTGAACAGCGCACTAGAGTTTCTTGTCAAGTAAGGTTGCCCCAGCCTGACAGGCACGCTATTCCTCCAGATTGGAGGATTGCCCCATGCCCTGCGAACAGCACACTGACGCCCGGAAATACTGCCCGAACAATACCCACACGCCCCTTGCCGCGCCATTGCTGCAAGACGGCAATCTGTTGGGGTTCTCACCCCATACACCTCTTGAACTGCCGCTCTACCTGACTCCTGTGGCTGCTGGTTTCCCCTCACCTGCTGATGACTATATCGATCAAACGCTGGACCTGAATGAACACCTCGTGGCGCATCCGGCAGCGACGTTCTTTGTACGCGCCTGCGGCGAT is part of the Desulfovibrio ferrophilus genome and harbors:
- a CDS encoding PilZ domain-containing protein → MGHSELYEQRHFNARMRLTAFAFNHVSEIVSGASRRPISLVNIHHQGARLRMQPGVNYDLSLGHTVTLNLNLGGTETENLTGHVTWTSDDDIYVDFGSPLTVGASYLQGLIDN
- a CDS encoding YdcF family protein; amino-acid sequence: MRTLGTALKIIGVLATLLTLLGVGAVLMAGNMIHKQDTLQKSDAILVLGGSVYRAQQAATLHKQDYAPLVYVSRAITDPGLKVLAGIDIIVPPGYEINRRLLNKNGVPDEAIRYYGEQLPSTAAEAEAFAQAFPGAQRIIIVTSPYHVFRARLIFRQALSNTEVLAIATPDEPFPEQWWADRIAAQQVVMETIKLGWYVLGGRF
- a CDS encoding LexA family protein, producing MPCEQHTDARKYCPNNTHTPLAAPLLQDGNLLGFSPHTPLELPLYLTPVAAGFPSPADDYIDQTLDLNEHLVAHPAATFFVRACGDSMLGAGIHNKDILVVDRALNPKDRDVIIAALDGELTVKRIRNKNGHVWLLPENPDYKPIQVGPEACFEIWGVVTYVIHKV
- the tgt gene encoding tRNA guanosine(34) transglycosylase Tgt; translated protein: MTAPGDFRVCATEGGARLGMLHTAHGTVHTPMFMPVGTVGSVKSVDPRDLTEVGAQVILGNTYHLYLRPGDEVVARRGGLHKFNGWDGPILTDSGGFQVFSLAGLRNITDDGVEFRSHLNGSKHFFSPEKSIEIQQNLGSDIMMVFDECAAAGSDRDYTIQALERTTAWAKRCREFHPAGKNGQLLFGICQGGFYEDLRERSIEEITAIPFEGYALGGLSVGETKPEMLRILRHSAPLLPADKPRYLMGVGTPLDILDGIEAGIDMFDCVLPTRNARNGTLYTSQGKVNIKRAEFMEDDSPLDPNCDCYTCRTFSKAYLRHLYIAKELLSSRLNTIHNLAYFLRLAKDARDALRRGGFAEFKKSVEAIYGVNGE
- the nth gene encoding endonuclease III produces the protein MKRQARALEILSRLKNRYPAPQSELDWTTPWELLAATMLSAQCTDVRVNKVTPELFRRWPDPPAMAQADPAEVEKVIHSAGFFRQKTKNLIGEATIIINDYDGEVPRTMKDLTRLPGVARKTANIVLSNAFGIQEGVAVDTHVKRLAFRMGLTTSTDVKKIEQDLMKLFPKPDWGDANHMLVLFGRHVCPARTPRCNDCEMNDICPKRGVKTK